In Podospora pseudoanserina strain CBS 124.78 chromosome 5, whole genome shotgun sequence, a single window of DNA contains:
- a CDS encoding hypothetical protein (EggNog:ENOG503P3HY) has product MLFAIMFAFWRFMEILTLVPIVGMLSYFVNINLSANLMTPTSILVLFIVSVLALAWAVFTLFSYHRSSNNAQFVGFIDLCLFGALIAGVYYLRGIANADCSSGAILRQNGWLVVSVNFDKTCGMLKACFAMGIMNVVFFFITALMAWVHGRHTARDEKVRYVETRRVSRSRGGSRSSRRSRSYSGSRGHSHHRAYV; this is encoded by the exons ATGCTCTTCGCAATCATGTTCGCCTTTTGGCGCTTCATGGAGATATTGACCCTC GTCCCCATCGTCGGCATGCTCTCCTACttcgtcaacatcaacctctccgccaacctcatgaccccaacctccatcctcgtcctcttcatcgtctccgtcctcgccctcgcctgGGCAGTTTTTACTCTTTTCTCCTACCACCgctcctccaacaacgcccAATTCGTCGGGTTCATCGACCTCTGTCTCTTTGGCGCGCTCATCGCGGGCGTGTACTACCTCCGTGGGATCGCCAACGCAGATTGCTCCTCTGGGGCGATTCTGCGACAAAACGGGTGGCTGGTTGTCAGCGTTAACTTTGACAAGACCTGCGGGATGCTCAAGGCTTGCTTTGCGATGGGAATCATGAATGTTGTCTTCTTTTTTATCACGGCGCTGATGGCGTGGGTGCATGGGAGGCATACGGCGAGGGATGAGAAGGTTAGGTATGTggagacgaggagggtgagtaggtcgaggggggggtcgaggagctcgaggaggtcgaggagttATTCTGGGAGCAGGGGGCATAGCCATCATCGGGCTTATGTTTGA
- a CDS encoding hypothetical protein (COG:O; EggNog:ENOG503NWHM) translates to MSGRSAYVRKKITETKTGEQQGHGRARAKSTTSSDNVTISDYPIGSMPALRQERDLVTGVGTTNARFLKFSEHAREDETMAYRGDVPSYVPQSSGSQSGSSVDGRRDGASTSQRNRPLNDFAYARARRPVIKTEDVSGIEKSGLRSMLDKRSDDFRKGLAKTFAFKKKDKKGSNAEKAGDFRPESSATVRPSPISADFNDGYDADVSPIQYQPSPSGPHPGVPWDDTGMLSPPPSGKLPPTPGSSGAPPIRRWIGAGRPVQRWNKLRKDPELWDPNGDVLVFFGTKGQSPRPNPSFRLSSHIIEATESRFLITLLREGSTEEDIHLPPSPAGAPPMLQRHNTHGQHLAAGGIGRGGHPTPPVSEDNSWEADGQISYEMYFPTPVSMSKLDQFRHHITTRNVFAMLYHSSLVGLSLYQALTDLHSRLESYMPPETDNVGTILNYLSARGTDDVRNDPETAVSLLAWSEQSDVRWEEGWRESFLHCAGMYSRLETCSDFRYLTPITRALLERACLETQLRVQAAEERLAAFQYSDMWPAAVATTASTSGPVGAAPAKAAADRLQNFFVQYYTREYGSWPPPLSPSGGADPYATAMVQGVLEEEEDIWLTRTVAQALQKDFAALYDYLVNRDIVWDVSEARSSRKWMMVSESGNRAFEADTEDLPMTDMLIEFDNKHRFPHIPHPYPLVPESIPPSLNPNKDAPSTSGGGMFGNKSSKKPTATTTRAGALDRRIQLAYTEATNICILGSDFTHSDLLDAFSKFEKSDKISEVDPATARRGRWVLVYGILQTLASVSVDAPNVRYRDNVTYHLSPRLKGNTKLPPWKGSSNPSANPEASHELSHCWVIPQTWRATSQHGGSSVSNSGAEENSTDEQDDFYPAYGYGGRSYNFPLPSSRAPSSAGGYRNNNKSLRSGSSRAPSTAYSNNLSSAASVMSHSETGSEAGGSSIWSPPPSSAGGGSRRVASSSRRRDNAKVSVAPGGGGGRYIDPVEEGGWAAPGQTYASRPGTGTGTGTGTGTGTGV, encoded by the coding sequence ATGTCTGGACGCAGTGCCTACGTGCGCAAAAAGATTACCGAGACGAAGACGGGGGAGCAACAGGGTCATGGTAGAGCCCGGGCAAAAtcaaccaccagctccgACAATGTCACCATTAGCGATTACCCGATAGGGTCCATGCCAGCGCTCCGCCAGGAGAGGGATCTTGTGACAGGGGTCGGAACAACAAACGCGCGATTCTTGAAGTTCTCTGAGCATGCTCGCGAAGATGAGACGATGGCATATCGAGGAGACGTTCCCTCATATGTCCCTCAGAGCAGTGGAAGTCAGAGTGGATCCAGTGTGGATGGACGACGAGACGGCGCAAGCACTTCCCAGCGGAATAGGCCGCTCAACGATTTTGCCTATGCTCGTGCGCGGCGGCCGGTCATCAAGACGGAAGATGTGTCAGGGATAGAAAAGTCCGGACTGCGAAGCATGCTGGACAAGAGGAGTGATGACTTTCGGAAGGGGTTGGCCAAGACTTTTGCtttcaagaagaaggacaagaaggggaGCAACGCTGAGAAGGCTGGCGACTTTAGACCAGAGTCTTCGGCCACTGTGCGACCCTCTCCCATTTCAGCTGACTTCAACGACGGCTATGATGCCGACGTTTCACCTATCCAGTATCAACCATCGCCATCTGGACCACATCCCGGGGTTCCTTGGGACGACACAGGAATGCTGTCGCCTCCACCCTCCGGAAAACTACCACCCACACCGGGCTCCTCAGGAGCGCCTCCTATCAGGCGGTGGATAGGAGCTGGAAGACCAGTTCAGCGCTGGAATAAGCTGCGGAAGGATCCAGAGCTGTGGGACCCCAACGGAGATGTGCTGGTGTTCTTTGGGACCAAGGGTCAATCTCCGCGGCCAAACCCGTCTTTTCGCTTGTCTTCGCACATCATTGAGGCGACCGAGTCTCGGTTCCTCATTACACTTTTACGAGAGGGCTCGACAGAAGAGGATATCCACTTGCCACCATCGCCTGCCGGCGCACCACCGATGCTGCAACGGCATAACACACACGGGCAACATCTTGCTGCAGGGGGCATCGGTCGTGGTGGGCACCCGACACCACCAGTTTCGGAAGACAACAGCTGGGAGGCTGACGGGCAGATCTCGTACGAAATGTACTTCCCAACCCCCGTCAGCATGAGCAAACTTGACCAGTTTCGACATCACATTACTACCCGCAATGTGTTTGCAATGCTCTACCACTCCTCCCTTGTTGGCTTGTCGTTATACCAAGCTCTGACGGATCTTCACTCAAGACTGGAGTCATACATGCCACCCGAAACTGACAATGTTGGCACCATTCTCAACTATCTATCTGCCCGCGGTACTGATGATGTGCGCAATGACCCGGAGACTGCCGTCAGCCTGCTGGCCTGGAGCGAGCAGAGCGACGtccggtgggaggagggctggCGCGAGAGCTTCTTGCATTGCGCGGGGATGTACTCACGGCTTGAGACTTGCTCTGATTTCCGATATCTCACTCCTATCACCAGAGCTCTTCTCGAACGCGCGTGTCTCGAGACACAGCTTCGTGTTCAAGCAGCGGAGGAGCGTCTCGCTGCCTTCCAGTATAGCGACATGTGGCCGGCAGCTGTGGCCACAACAGCCAGCACCAGTGGTCCTGTTGGTGCTGCGCCAGCCAAAGCAGCTGCCGACAGACTGCAGAACTTTTTCGTTCAGTACTACACTCGGGAATATGGCTCCTGGCCGCCGCCACTATCACCCTCGGGAGGAGCAGATCCTTATGCCACGGCAATGGTCCAAGGAGtactggaagaagaggaagacatCTGGCTCACCCGGACGGTCGCTCAAGCCTTGCAAAAGGACTTTGCCGCGCTATACGACTACCTCGTCAACCGGGACATTGTCTGGGACGTGTCGGAAGCACGCTCCAGCAGGAAATGGATGATGGTCAGCGAAAGCGGCAATCGAGCCTTTGAGGCTGACACCGAAGACCTCCCGATGACGGACATGCTCATTGAGTTTGACAACAAACACCGCTTCCCTCACATCCCGCACCCTTATCCCCTCGTCCCGGAAtccatccccccttctctcAACCCAAACAAGGACGCGCCATCCACCAGCGGAGGCGGCATGTTTGGTAATAAATCCTCCAAAAAGCCCACCGCCACAACCACCCGTGCTGGTGCGCTCGACCGCCGCATCCAACTCGCCTACACTGAAGCAACCAACATCTGCATCCTCGGCTCAGACTTCACCCACTCCGACCTCCTCGATGCCTTTTCCAAGTTTGAGAAATCCGACAAAATCTCCGAAGTTGACCCCGCCACTGCCCGACGGGGCCGATGGGTTCTTGTCTATGGTATCCTCCAAACCCTCGCATCCGTCTCGGTTGACGCCCCCAACGTCCGCTACCGCGACAATGTTACCTACCACCTCTCTCCCCGGCTCAAaggcaacaccaagctccccCCGTGGAAAGGCTCTTCCAACCCCTCGGCCAACCCAGAGGCATCCCACGAGTTGTCCCACTGCTGGGTCATCCCCCAAACTTGGCGAGCCACTTCCCAGCACGGGGGGAGCAGCGTATCCAACAGCGGAGCGGAAGAAAACTCGACCGACGAGCAAGACGATTTTTACCCGGCTTATGGCTACGGTGGGAGGTCGTATAACTTCCCCTTGCCGTCCTCCCGGGCGCCCAGTTCGGCGGGTGGGTACAGGAATAACAACAAATCACTCCGCTCCGGCAGCAGCCGCGCACCGTCTACTGCGTATAGTAATAACTTGTCTTCTGCTGCGTCTGTCATGTCTCACTCCGAGACTGGTTCCGAGGCGGGGGGGTCGAGTATCTGGtcgcctcccccttcctcggccgGGGGTGGATCACGGAGGgtagcctcctcctcgcgaCGTCGGGACAATGCCAAGGTTTCGGTGGCTcctggtggagggggagggaggtataTTGATccagttgaagaaggggggtgggctgCCCCGGGGCAGACCTATGCCTCCCGCCCTGGGActgggacggggacggggacggggacggggacggggacgggggtATAa